The DNA sequence GGAGCGGGAACTCGATTACCGGCTCGTCAAATCGCTGTGGAGCTATTCGGAAAACCGCATCGGCGTTCGCTTTCAGTACGAGTACCACGATGCAGACGGGCAATGGTTCCGCGCCTACGGAAATGAACTCTGGGAGTTTGACGAAGCTGGGCTCATGCGCCGCCGCGAAGCCAGCATCAACGATGTCCCCATCCCCGCAGACCAGCGCCGCTTTCACTGGCCCACCTCCGGTCCCCGGCCACTGATGCACGCAGGCATTCCGGATGTCGCCTGATCGATGGACAGTCAGATCTCGGAGTCGGCAGCAGCAGATTCCGAGGTCGGGCTGGCATCTTCAATCCGGTGCCGCTGCTGTAACCAACGCGCAAGGATCCAGCAGAACAGCGCCCACGCCAGACCCGCGGTCCAGCCGGCAATCACATCGGTCGGGTAATGCACGCCGAGGTAGATCCGACTGAGCCCAATCAACAGCGTCAGCAGCAGTGCCACACAAAGCACGTAAATCTTCACCCGCGTCCGCTGAATCACCGACGCCAGCAGTGCCCCCAGCGTGAGATAGATCACCGCCGAAAGCATCGAGTGGCCACTGGGGAAGCTGCTGGTATAAACATACGAGAGATGCGGCACCACATCCGGGCGGGGTCGGCTGATGAAATGCTTGAGCGCAGAACTGAGCAGCAGCCCACCGAGGGAAGCGAACAGCAATAACAGGATCACCCGTTTTTTCCCTTCGATCCAGAGATAGCCTGCCACGACCGTCGTAAAGAAGACCAGCGTCGCCACGCCCCCCAGCGCGGTCAGATCGCGGCCCATCTCCTGCGCCCAGGGTGGCCCGATGGGAACCGACGGATCATCGGCCCGTCGCATCGAACGAATCACCCACTTGTCGAATGCCTGGGTCTCCTGTTCCAGCACCTCGTCGGTGAGTTCAATGAACGCCCAGGTAGCCCCGGCCAGGATCAGAAAAAAGACCAGCACCAGCGGTTCACGACCTTTGAGCCAGTTCACCGCAAACTCGATCCATTTCAGCAGCCGCCGAGAGAACAATTTCAGCCATCCGGTTTCAGACATGATTTCAGTCTAGCAGAAAACACGGCGAAAACTCTATCCTCACTCCCCTTCAATCGACGTCAGAGGATCGATTCTCACGCTGACTCAGGCATCACCGTTGAGTCGTTTGCGTAAATTTTCGAGTCCGCGTTTGATCAGGGAGGCCACCGCCGTTTCCGAACGACCAAAGTGTTGCTCCAGATCCGCCAGCGACCAGCCTTCGATGTGCCTTAACCGCACCGCTTCCCCCTGGTCTGCAGGAATCGACGCCAGCACTTCCGCCAGCCGCACTGCATCCTCGGCCTGCATCACCCTTTGTGAGGGACTCAGAGTTTCCAGGTGAAACAGCCCCTCCAGACGCGAGCCCGCGACTTCATTACCTACGGCCCGCTTCTCTGCGCCCGCGTGTCGGCGTATCGTATCCTGAATATTCCGTTCATGGATTTTCTGCAACCAGGCAACAAACTGCGCCTCTTCTTTCCCGTCGAACTGCTGAAAGTTTCGCAGGGCCGACAGACAGGTCTGCTGCACGATATCCGAATCATCCACGCGAGCCTGCAGACGACCGTCCAGCGCCCGTTGCGTGATGAACTTCAAATAGGGCCGGTGGCGATCCAGCAATTGCCCGATCGCCTCCTGGTTGCCCTGCAGCGATTCGTTGAGAAGTCGCTGGTATTCCGAGTTGCGCATGCGCGTATCCTGAGAGAACTCGATCGGTAGACAGAATTAGAAGAGTCTCTCTCATTATGCACATCTGCACCCCGGAATAAAACTGATTCTCAACGATTTCTTAACCAGACTGAATCGGCAGCAGTCAACAGGCGACGGGCTGCCTGCTATTCACTGACCAGTCTGACCTTGGGAACGGTTTTGATCGAAGTATCACCCAGCAAATCGCCGATCCGTCTTCCTGTAACGAGCAACATGATCACCTCAGTCAGCACCACCAGAATAGCGATCGGCACGCCAATTACGAATCCGATTATCGGAATACAAAACAGGAACGGCCCGATACACAACGGAATGTTTCGCAAGATCCGCGGCCCGACCCTTGCAGGGTCGGCACTGTTATTTGACACCTGTAATCCCAGCAGCAGTTTCCCGGGGCTGGCGCCTGCCGCATCGCGGAACAGCCAGTAGCAGCACAGCATCAGGCCGATGAGAATCTGCCCCAGGATCGGAATCAACACCAG is a window from the Gimesia benthica genome containing:
- a CDS encoding sigma-70 family RNA polymerase sigma factor, translated to MRNSEYQRLLNESLQGNQEAIGQLLDRHRPYLKFITQRALDGRLQARVDDSDIVQQTCLSALRNFQQFDGKEEAQFVAWLQKIHERNIQDTIRRHAGAEKRAVGNEVAGSRLEGLFHLETLSPSQRVMQAEDAVRLAEVLASIPADQGEAVRLRHIEGWSLADLEQHFGRSETAVASLIKRGLENLRKRLNGDA
- a CDS encoding phosphatase PAP2 family protein; this translates as MSETGWLKLFSRRLLKWIEFAVNWLKGREPLVLVFFLILAGATWAFIELTDEVLEQETQAFDKWVIRSMRRADDPSVPIGPPWAQEMGRDLTALGGVATLVFFTTVVAGYLWIEGKKRVILLLLFASLGGLLLSSALKHFISRPRPDVVPHLSYVYTSSFPSGHSMLSAVIYLTLGALLASVIQRTRVKIYVLCVALLLTLLIGLSRIYLGVHYPTDVIAGWTAGLAWALFCWILARWLQQRHRIEDASPTSESAAADSEI
- a CDS encoding nuclear transport factor 2 family protein → MTAIKPPFNFATATAKVRAAEDAWNSRDPETVSLAYSPDSEWRNRDQFLQGRDQIREFLAGKWERELDYRLVKSLWSYSENRIGVRFQYEYHDADGQWFRAYGNELWEFDEAGLMRRREASINDVPIPADQRRFHWPTSGPRPLMHAGIPDVA